Below is a window of Planktothrix tepida PCC 9214 DNA.
TGATATTCAAGAGTTGCTGGCTCGAATTCGAGTGTTCTCTCGTCGATTAACAGAACAATCAACAATCATTTTTTCCTGTGGAGATATTCGGCTCAATCCCGAAATGCGACAAATTACTTATCAGGGGCAAGTTATACCTTTTAGTCGCAAAGAATATTTATTAATAGAATTATTTATACGTCATCCTTGTCGTGTTTTTAGCCGAATGGATATTGTTGATCATCTTTGGTCATTGGATAAACTGCCTACGGAAGATACTGTAAAATCCCATATCCGTCGCATTCGCAACAAATTAAAAGCTGTGGGAGCAGAAGATTTAATTGAAACTTTGTATGGACATGGTTATCGAATTAATCCAAGTTTTTTACAGGATTCCTCCTCTCGTTCTCCTTTGTCTGCGGAGCCAGGAAAAGAATTAGAGAATGCGATTGCTCAAATTTGGCAAAATATTCGAGAAGGAGTGTTTAATCATCTTAAAACGTTAGAACAAGCTGTCACAAGTTTGCAATCTCAAATATTAGATCAAAATCAGCTACAAACAGCCCAAAAAAGTGCTCATCAGCTTGCAGGTACAGTTGCTACCTTTGGTTTTGAAGCCGCTGCTTATATCGCTAAGGCAATAGAAATCCTATTACAAAATCAGGCTATACACCTAAAAACGACACATTCACTCACTCAATTAGTCAAAACTTTACGGCTAGAGTTAGAACAGCAACCCATTAATTCTATTCATGAAGAAAATTCTTTGATTCAACTTAATTCTTCCCAGGATTTCCCTTTTGATACTCAGCCGATCCGGATCATGGCAGTCGATGATGATGCCATAAT
It encodes the following:
- a CDS encoding response regulator — encoded protein: MRILLVEDDHNLAQALSAVLSKHNYILDVSTDGEMGWEMMNIISYDLVLLDIILPKLDGISLCRRLREHNLQVPVMLITAKDSLTDKLMGLDSGADDYLIKPFDIQELLARIRVFSRRLTEQSTIIFSCGDIRLNPEMRQITYQGQVIPFSRKEYLLIELFIRHPCRVFSRMDIVDHLWSLDKLPTEDTVKSHIRRIRNKLKAVGAEDLIETLYGHGYRINPSFLQDSSSRSPLSAEPGKELENAIAQIWQNIREGVFNHLKTLEQAVTSLQSQILDQNQLQTAQKSAHQLAGTVATFGFEAAAYIAKAIEILLQNQAIHLKTTHSLTQLVKTLRLELEQQPINSIHEENSLIQLNSSQDFPFDTQPIRIMAVDDDAIILILVKQILENEGIQVTTLEKPTQIWETLENVQPNLLILDINMPEMNGLEICQLIRETAQWSWLPILILTVQTDRQTVQQVFACGADDYLAKPIVPEELSTQVCNRIRRSQRLKQ